In Psychrilyobacter piezotolerans, the following proteins share a genomic window:
- a CDS encoding sugar ABC transporter ATP-binding protein: protein MDKIVKKFPGVMALKGVNLKVKTGEIHALMGENGAGKSTIMKCIIGIHRQTSGEIIFNGKKMKNYDTETALKSGISMIHQELSPILYRSIMENIWLGREPKNKFGLIDHKTMYKNTVEVLKMINLDINPKTLMKDLSVAKIQMIEIAKAISYDARLIIMDEPTSALTDREIDQLFKIIFKLKSEGRSIIYTSHKLDEIFKIADTITVFRDGNYIGSKPSKDMSMDEMIKMMVGRDIDELFPKTPSEISGTKLEVKNLSDGNHFENISFNLKKGEILGFAGLIGAGRTEVMEALFGVRSIIDGEILIDNKKIKIDSSSTAVKNKMALLTEDRRETGIFPMLSVKDNMTIVNIDDYIKTNKLINYKKMKEDGEKYISALGIKTPSLNHKIGNLSGGNQQKVLIARWLLTDPDILILDEPTRGIDVGAKSEIHRLISKLACEGKSVIMISSELPEILGMADRVVVMHEGKITGILDNDEMLTQEKLMEYATNKKNNHRNVMDEEELELALI from the coding sequence ATGGATAAAATAGTTAAAAAATTTCCAGGTGTAATGGCATTGAAAGGGGTTAATTTAAAGGTTAAGACCGGAGAAATCCATGCTCTCATGGGTGAAAATGGTGCCGGAAAATCAACTATTATGAAGTGCATAATAGGGATACACAGGCAGACATCGGGAGAGATTATTTTTAACGGTAAAAAAATGAAAAATTATGATACAGAAACGGCATTAAAATCAGGAATTTCAATGATCCATCAGGAATTAAGCCCGATATTATACAGGTCTATTATGGAAAATATATGGCTTGGGAGGGAACCCAAGAATAAATTTGGTTTAATCGATCACAAGACTATGTATAAAAATACCGTAGAAGTATTGAAAATGATAAATCTGGACATAAATCCTAAAACTTTGATGAAAGATTTAAGTGTTGCAAAGATACAAATGATAGAAATAGCAAAAGCAATATCATATGATGCCAGGTTAATTATAATGGATGAACCTACTTCAGCACTTACAGACAGGGAAATAGACCAGTTGTTTAAAATAATATTTAAATTGAAATCTGAGGGAAGAAGCATAATATATACCTCCCATAAATTAGATGAAATATTTAAAATAGCTGATACGATTACGGTTTTTCGTGATGGGAATTATATAGGCAGCAAGCCCAGCAAAGATATGTCCATGGATGAAATGATCAAGATGATGGTAGGCCGTGACATAGATGAGCTTTTTCCCAAGACACCCAGTGAGATATCCGGAACAAAATTAGAAGTGAAAAACTTAAGTGATGGAAATCATTTTGAAAATATTTCTTTTAACCTGAAAAAAGGAGAAATTTTAGGTTTTGCCGGGTTGATTGGTGCCGGGAGAACAGAGGTAATGGAAGCTCTGTTTGGTGTTCGTTCGATTATTGATGGAGAAATTTTAATAGACAATAAAAAAATAAAAATTGATTCCTCATCTACAGCCGTTAAGAATAAAATGGCCTTATTGACAGAGGACAGGAGAGAAACAGGGATTTTCCCCATGCTGTCGGTGAAAGACAATATGACTATAGTCAATATAGATGACTATATAAAGACCAACAAATTAATAAACTATAAAAAAATGAAAGAAGACGGAGAAAAGTATATATCTGCATTGGGGATAAAAACTCCAAGCTTAAATCATAAAATTGGGAATCTAAGCGGGGGAAACCAGCAAAAGGTATTGATTGCAAGGTGGCTTTTAACAGATCCGGATATACTTATTTTGGATGAACCTACAAGGGGAATAGATGTTGGGGCAAAATCTGAAATTCACAGGTTGATATCGAAACTGGCCTGTGAAGGGAAGAGTGTAATAATGATTTCATCGGAACTGCCTGAAATTTTGGGGATGGCTGACCGTGTGGTAGTGATGCATGAGGGGAAAATAACAGGTATTCTTGATAATGATGAGATGTTGACCCAAGAGAAACTTATGGAGTATGCAACAAATAAAAAAAATAATCACAGAAATGTTATGGATGAAGAAGAATTAGAATTAGCATTAATATAA
- a CDS encoding substrate-binding domain-containing protein, with translation MKKLLMIIGLVLTMGLFQGCGEASKEEAKKTDDKKPTVAYVINNLNDTFQTFILDAAQTYAKENDVNFIVENAKEDVIKQQDLVHSLIERDVDAIIVVPTDTSAMGPITDAAMDAKIPLCYVNRNPYAGKEDKMPENVYYVGANEITGGQMQMNFIGKEINGKGNIAILMGILGNEGALKRTLGVKEVIKEKYPEVKVLAEETGLWQRDKGLAIAENWITTYGDDLSAIISNNDEMALGAIQALKNNGLLKNVKVIGLDATPDALNSVEKGELSATVFQDAKGQGATAAKNVIDVIQGKSVANKVTYIPFKLITKENLNDFK, from the coding sequence ATGAAAAAATTATTAATGATAATAGGGTTAGTTTTGACGATGGGATTATTCCAGGGATGCGGAGAAGCATCAAAAGAGGAAGCAAAAAAAACAGACGATAAAAAACCAACAGTTGCTTATGTTATAAATAATTTAAATGACACATTCCAGACCTTTATATTAGATGCTGCACAAACCTATGCAAAAGAAAATGATGTTAATTTTATTGTAGAAAATGCAAAAGAAGATGTTATCAAGCAGCAGGATTTAGTACATTCGTTAATAGAAAGAGATGTAGACGCTATAATAGTAGTTCCTACCGATACAAGTGCTATGGGACCTATTACCGATGCTGCCATGGATGCCAAAATCCCACTGTGTTATGTAAATAGAAATCCATATGCAGGAAAAGAAGATAAAATGCCTGAAAATGTTTATTATGTGGGGGCCAATGAAATTACAGGCGGGCAAATGCAGATGAATTTTATAGGAAAAGAAATAAACGGTAAGGGAAATATTGCAATTCTTATGGGAATTTTAGGAAATGAAGGTGCCCTAAAAAGAACTCTCGGTGTAAAAGAAGTAATAAAAGAAAAATATCCTGAAGTTAAAGTACTTGCAGAAGAAACAGGGTTATGGCAAAGAGATAAAGGATTAGCAATTGCTGAAAACTGGATTACAACATATGGAGATGATCTTTCTGCAATTATTTCAAATAATGATGAGATGGCATTGGGTGCAATCCAAGCTTTAAAAAATAATGGTTTACTTAAAAATGTTAAGGTTATTGGATTAGATGCTACACCTGATGCCCTTAATTCCGTAGAAAAAGGAGAACTTAGTGCTACGGTATTCCAGGATGCTAAAGGCCAGGGAGCAACAGCAGCCAAAAATGTTATCGATGTTATTCAAGGAAAATCGGTTGCAAACAAAGTAACTTATATTCCATTTAAACTTATTACAAAAGAAAATTTAAATGATTTTAAGTAA
- the iolG gene encoding inositol 2-dehydrogenase: protein MKKIKFGMVGLGRLGIQHAENIAFKIPEAELTAICAIEEERVEEIKTKWGVPYGYTDFDEMIKNNELDAVFLCSPSHLHCDQIEKALEAGLHVFSEKPLGTTLEECKRAEKAIENHPDKVFMLGFMRRYDPSYVYAKKMIDQGKIGKPFLFRGYSQDPESAIAGAIAYAGHSGGQFIDMAVHDIDLSRWLLDSEPIQTWGIGGCYKHDEFGKHKDGDNVSALLKFKNDAMAFIFAGRTAPHGYNVETEIIGTEGILRIANVPQKNLVEVLDPSGVRKECSQDFLERFETAYVDELKEFVDCIINKRKPEVTVYDGTRTTIVAYACKESFETGKLIDIQEN from the coding sequence ATGAAGAAAATTAAGTTTGGAATGGTGGGTCTTGGAAGACTTGGAATTCAACATGCTGAAAACATTGCTTTTAAAATTCCTGAAGCAGAATTAACTGCTATTTGTGCAATTGAAGAGGAAAGAGTGGAAGAAATTAAAACAAAATGGGGTGTTCCATATGGATATACTGATTTTGACGAGATGATTAAAAACAATGAATTGGATGCTGTGTTCCTATGCTCCCCATCACATCTGCACTGTGACCAGATTGAAAAAGCATTAGAGGCAGGGCTCCATGTTTTTTCTGAAAAGCCTTTGGGAACAACATTGGAAGAGTGTAAAAGGGCGGAAAAGGCCATTGAAAACCATCCAGATAAGGTGTTTATGCTGGGATTCATGAGACGTTATGATCCTTCATATGTATATGCTAAAAAGATGATAGACCAAGGGAAAATAGGGAAGCCATTTTTATTCAGAGGATACAGCCAGGATCCAGAGTCTGCAATAGCCGGAGCAATTGCCTATGCAGGCCATTCAGGGGGACAATTTATCGATATGGCAGTACATGATATAGATCTTTCCAGATGGCTTTTAGATTCCGAACCCATCCAGACATGGGGAATAGGCGGATGCTATAAGCATGATGAGTTTGGAAAACATAAAGACGGGGATAATGTATCCGCACTTTTAAAATTTAAAAATGATGCAATGGCATTTATTTTTGCCGGAAGAACGGCTCCCCACGGATATAATGTTGAGACTGAAATCATTGGAACTGAAGGAATATTAAGAATTGCCAATGTACCCCAGAAAAATTTAGTGGAAGTTTTGGATCCCAGTGGTGTAAGAAAAGAATGTTCTCAGGATTTCTTGGAAAGATTTGAAACTGCATATGTAGATGAATTAAAAGAATTTGTAGACTGTATTATAAATAAAAGAAAACCAGAGGTAACTGTATATGACGGGACAAGAACTACAATTGTAGCCTATGCCTGCAAGGAGTCATTTGAGACAGGAAAACTCATCGATATTCAAGAGAATTAA
- a CDS encoding LacI family DNA-binding transcriptional regulator, producing the protein MMGVTLKNIASQLGLSYTTVSRALNDHKEIKTSTRKLVKETADSMGYVPNSIAQGLVMKKTKTLGLILPDITDGFMAELAREIEIVSNRAGYTIFLCNTNWSKERTRDYVKKLIERRVDGIIMIPTSNDISFLETALKYDTRIIFIGSSLKKIEVKSIQVDNYKAIKIAIFHLLGKNKRKIAYLGGGKELFANEERFMAFKNILTDNNLFDPKLVANSHEIRKDGYLLVEELLKKNIKFDSIIAFNDIIAMGAIKKLKELNIKVPEDVAVIGFDDSPISKFLGDGLSTIKQPIEEMARLAFNEVIKSKDNKRILLDPIFIHRSSS; encoded by the coding sequence ATGATGGGAGTTACACTTAAAAATATTGCCAGCCAGCTGGGTTTGTCTTATACTACGGTATCCAGGGCTTTGAACGACCATAAAGAAATCAAGACTTCTACCAGAAAGCTGGTAAAAGAAACGGCTGATTCCATGGGGTATGTGCCTAATTCAATAGCCCAGGGATTGGTTATGAAAAAAACAAAAACTCTCGGGCTTATCCTTCCTGATATAACCGATGGCTTCATGGCAGAATTAGCAAGGGAGATTGAAATAGTTTCTAACCGTGCCGGGTATACAATATTTTTGTGTAACACCAACTGGAGTAAGGAACGGACAAGGGATTATGTAAAAAAATTAATAGAAAGAAGGGTAGATGGTATCATTATGATCCCTACATCCAATGATATTAGTTTTTTAGAAACTGCTCTGAAATATGATACTAGAATTATATTTATAGGTTCAAGTTTGAAAAAAATAGAGGTTAAGTCCATCCAGGTAGACAACTACAAGGCGATAAAAATAGCCATCTTTCATCTTTTAGGGAAAAACAAAAGAAAAATTGCTTATCTCGGAGGGGGAAAGGAACTTTTTGCCAACGAGGAAAGATTTATGGCCTTTAAAAATATATTAACAGACAATAACCTGTTTGATCCTAAACTTGTAGCAAACTCACATGAAATTAGAAAGGATGGTTATCTGCTGGTAGAAGAACTCCTAAAGAAAAATATAAAATTTGATTCAATTATCGCTTTTAATGACATTATTGCAATGGGAGCCATAAAAAAATTAAAGGAATTAAATATAAAAGTCCCGGAAGACGTAGCCGTTATCGGATTCGATGACAGTCCGATTTCTAAATTTTTAGGAGACGGGTTATCTACTATAAAACAGCCCATCGAAGAAATGGCCAGATTAGCCTTCAATGAAGTTATAAAAAGTAAGGATAACAAGAGAATTTTATTAGATCCTATCTTCATTCATAGGAGCAGCTCATAG
- the rplS gene encoding 50S ribosomal protein L19 has product MKERLIALVEKDYIRTDMPEFKAGDTLNVSLKVKEGAKERIQHFEGVVIRVNGGGVAKTFTIRKVTAGYGVERILPINSPMIDSIEVKRIGKVRRARLFYLRGLSGKKARITELRK; this is encoded by the coding sequence ATGAAAGAGAGATTAATCGCGTTAGTAGAAAAAGACTATATCAGAACTGATATGCCTGAATTTAAAGCTGGAGATACTTTAAACGTGTCTTTAAAAGTAAAAGAGGGAGCTAAAGAAAGAATCCAACATTTCGAAGGTGTAGTAATCAGAGTAAATGGTGGAGGAGTTGCTAAGACTTTCACAATCAGAAAAGTAACTGCAGGATACGGAGTAGAGAGAATATTACCTATTAACTCACCAATGATCGACAGTATTGAAGTTAAGAGAATCGGAAAAGTTAGAAGAGCAAGATTATTCTACCTTAGAGGATTATCTGGTAAGAAAGCTAGAATCACTGAACTTAGAAAGTAA
- a CDS encoding YjjW family glycine radical enzyme activase: protein MKRAKINKIIKFSNVDGPGNRMSIFFQGCNYNCLYCHNPETINRCNSCGVCVESCPAGALSMAAGSKVCWDKKTCTECGRCTEICMRDSSPKTMDYSVKELLEEIKKVSGFIRGITVSGGEATLNYEFITGLFKEVKKLGLTTFVDTNGSLDLREDICSEFVRMTDKFMVDMKGWGEKTHRDLTGRDNLLVKKNIEFLGSLDKLYEVRTVVVPGLLDNVETVDRVSRLIGEINSKNQLGDIIYKLIKYRPIGVRKEILEGELLKIESPADEVMERLSKLAGENGVEKVIII from the coding sequence ATGAAAAGAGCAAAAATAAATAAGATAATAAAGTTTTCCAATGTAGACGGTCCCGGAAATAGGATGAGTATATTTTTTCAGGGGTGTAACTATAACTGCCTGTACTGTCACAATCCAGAGACGATAAACAGGTGTAATTCCTGTGGAGTTTGCGTGGAGAGTTGTCCTGCAGGGGCATTGAGTATGGCAGCAGGTTCAAAGGTCTGCTGGGATAAGAAAACCTGTACAGAGTGTGGCAGGTGTACAGAGATCTGTATGAGAGATTCATCTCCTAAAACCATGGATTATAGTGTAAAAGAACTTTTAGAGGAGATAAAAAAAGTCAGCGGATTTATCCGGGGGATCACCGTAAGCGGTGGCGAAGCTACCCTGAACTATGAATTCATAACCGGATTATTTAAAGAGGTTAAAAAACTAGGACTCACCACCTTTGTAGACACCAATGGATCACTGGATCTGAGGGAGGATATCTGTAGTGAATTTGTCCGGATGACAGATAAATTTATGGTAGATATGAAAGGATGGGGCGAAAAAACTCATAGGGATCTTACAGGGAGGGATAACCTTCTTGTGAAAAAGAATATAGAGTTTTTAGGAAGTTTGGATAAACTGTATGAAGTAAGGACGGTAGTTGTACCCGGACTACTGGATAATGTAGAGACTGTGGACAGGGTATCCCGGCTCATAGGGGAGATCAACTCAAAAAATCAATTAGGGGATATTATCTACAAACTCATAAAATACAGACCCATAGGTGTAAGAAAAGAGATTCTGGAAGGGGAACTTCTAAAGATAGAAAGTCCTGCAGATGAAGTGATGGAAAGGTTATCTAAGCTTGCAGGAGAAAATGGAGTGGAAAAAGTAATTATAATCTGA
- a CDS encoding YjjI family glycine radical enzyme, with protein sequence MKETILNIIKDTNITFEQRVLGLARAAENSLDVLEMTDYVKEYREEGIICDLFEGNAPYRPRYILPDYDKFIKDGCEFLNITPPADIWEAVNNLLMFYKHVPSITTMPVYIGNIDYLLEKFVTDENENECYRAIKLFLKHIDTTITDSFCHANIGPRETKAGMLILKAMRELELPTPNLTLKYSEETSDRLAIESINTALVTAKPSFAKDSMYKEDFGGNEYGIVSCYNGLEVGGGAHTLVRVRLGKLAKKAADRADFMGRVLPKAAHEMLGYIDERIRFILEESVFFKVNFLVAEGFLHKEKFTGLFGLVGLAECVNHLMELEGKSGRFGSNDTANELGEDIVKALTKILKDHRCKYFENEEKKHLLHSQVGIETDAGESPGCRIPIGEEPEIFEHIVQASPFHKYFASGIGDIYSFDETYKKNPHAILDIINGGFNMGLRFFSMYGNDCDVVRVTGYLVKKSEMEKLDEGKVVLRDTTVLGKGARDNGRVLERKLRKK encoded by the coding sequence ATGAAAGAAACGATATTAAATATTATAAAAGATACAAATATTACCTTTGAACAGAGGGTATTGGGATTAGCCCGTGCTGCTGAAAACAGCTTAGATGTGCTGGAGATGACAGATTATGTAAAGGAATACAGGGAAGAGGGAATTATATGCGACCTATTTGAGGGGAATGCACCCTACAGACCGAGATATATCCTGCCCGATTATGATAAATTTATTAAAGATGGGTGTGAGTTCCTGAATATTACTCCTCCTGCAGATATTTGGGAAGCTGTAAATAATCTATTGATGTTTTATAAACATGTACCGTCCATAACGACTATGCCGGTATATATAGGAAATATAGATTATCTCCTGGAAAAATTCGTGACAGATGAAAATGAAAATGAATGCTATAGAGCCATAAAATTATTTTTAAAACATATAGACACAACTATCACAGATTCATTTTGTCATGCTAATATAGGACCCCGGGAAACTAAAGCCGGGATGCTCATATTAAAAGCCATGAGGGAGTTGGAATTACCTACTCCTAATCTGACATTAAAATACAGTGAAGAAACTTCCGACAGGTTAGCCATTGAATCTATAAATACAGCTTTGGTTACGGCAAAGCCTAGTTTTGCCAAAGACAGTATGTACAAAGAGGATTTTGGCGGGAATGAATATGGGATAGTGAGCTGTTACAATGGTCTGGAAGTAGGGGGAGGAGCCCATACCCTGGTAAGGGTAAGATTGGGGAAATTAGCTAAAAAAGCTGCTGATCGTGCTGATTTTATGGGGAGAGTTTTGCCAAAAGCAGCCCATGAGATGCTGGGATACATAGATGAAAGGATCAGATTTATATTGGAGGAGTCGGTATTTTTCAAAGTGAATTTCCTGGTAGCAGAAGGATTTCTGCATAAGGAAAAATTTACAGGACTCTTCGGGCTGGTCGGACTGGCTGAGTGTGTAAATCACCTTATGGAACTGGAAGGAAAGTCCGGAAGATTTGGAAGTAATGACACAGCCAATGAATTAGGGGAAGATATAGTAAAAGCTCTTACAAAAATACTAAAGGATCACAGGTGTAAATATTTTGAAAATGAAGAGAAAAAACATCTTCTGCATTCCCAGGTAGGTATTGAAACCGATGCAGGAGAAAGCCCGGGATGCAGGATTCCAATCGGTGAGGAACCGGAGATATTTGAACATATAGTACAGGCTTCTCCATTTCATAAATATTTTGCCAGCGGGATAGGAGACATCTATTCCTTCGACGAGACCTATAAAAAGAATCCCCATGCAATCCTGGATATAATAAATGGAGGATTTAACATGGGGCTCAGGTTTTTTTCCATGTACGGCAATGACTGTGATGTAGTGAGAGTCACAGGGTATCTGGTGAAAAAATCCGAAATGGAAAAATTAGATGAAGGAAAGGTAGTCTTGAGAGATACCACTGTCCTAGGAAAAGGTGCCAGAGATAACGGAAGGGTCTTGGAGAGAAAATTAAGGAAAAAATAA
- a CDS encoding ABC transporter ATP-binding protein, with amino-acid sequence MKLTDIFEHFKPHKKLFILDFTSAFFMAMIDLAFPVFTQRIIDVELPNKNYKFFMILISILVVLQGIRAVLAYIVTYYGHQMGINIRYDMRNKLFTHLQKLSLSYYDNAKTGTIMSRVMGDLEILSELAHHGPEDLFIIVVTFIGSFILMINLNVTLTLVVFMILPFYIYFVIKENKKMKCAFKDYRVVSAEVNSHLEDSIAGIRVVKAFGNEKTSSKKFDRHNKNVADSLMKAFEPISILTSATGLFSGGIQIIILVLGGIMVMKGQMTIGILIAFLLFVNRFLDPIKRMISFLEMYQQGTVGYERFCEVMAIDPDIKDGKGAEDLEDISGNLEFKSVDFSYNDGEVILKNFNLEIKAGEKVALVGPSGAGKSTICSLLPRFYDVSRGKITIDGVDVKGITQNSLRKNIGIVQQDVYLFHGSIGDNIGLGKIDATENEIERAASMANALEFINELPDGMNTLVGERGVKLSGGQKQRISIARIFLKNPKILILDEATSALDNQTEKYIQDSLAKLSEGRTTLTIAHRLTTIKNSDNIIYLDKDGIQEEGTHEELIGKKGKYEKLYNSEFHGFV; translated from the coding sequence ATGAAATTAACGGATATTTTTGAACATTTTAAACCTCATAAAAAATTATTTATCTTGGATTTTACAAGTGCATTTTTTATGGCAATGATAGACCTGGCATTCCCGGTATTTACCCAGAGGATAATAGACGTGGAGCTGCCAAATAAGAATTATAAATTTTTTATGATTTTGATCTCCATCTTGGTGGTACTGCAGGGGATAAGGGCTGTTCTGGCCTATATAGTGACCTATTACGGTCATCAGATGGGGATAAATATAAGGTATGATATGAGAAATAAACTATTTACTCACCTGCAGAAATTATCCCTGTCTTACTATGATAATGCTAAAACGGGGACTATAATGTCCAGAGTTATGGGAGATCTGGAGATCCTTTCTGAACTGGCACATCATGGTCCTGAGGACTTATTTATAATAGTTGTTACCTTCATAGGATCCTTTATCCTGATGATAAATTTAAATGTTACACTTACCCTGGTAGTATTTATGATCCTGCCTTTTTATATTTATTTTGTCATAAAAGAAAATAAAAAGATGAAGTGTGCCTTTAAAGATTACAGGGTGGTCTCGGCAGAGGTCAATTCCCACCTGGAGGACAGTATAGCAGGGATCAGAGTTGTAAAAGCATTTGGAAATGAGAAAACGAGCTCGAAAAAATTCGACAGGCATAATAAAAATGTAGCCGACAGTCTCATGAAAGCATTTGAACCCATAAGTATATTGACCAGTGCAACGGGATTATTTTCCGGCGGAATACAGATTATAATCTTAGTTTTAGGCGGAATCATGGTGATGAAAGGGCAGATGACAATCGGTATATTGATTGCATTTTTACTCTTTGTAAACAGGTTTTTAGATCCTATAAAAAGAATGATATCTTTTTTGGAGATGTACCAGCAGGGAACCGTAGGTTATGAAAGGTTCTGTGAAGTCATGGCTATCGATCCCGACATAAAGGATGGTAAAGGAGCTGAAGATTTGGAAGATATTTCCGGGAACCTGGAGTTTAAATCGGTAGATTTTTCATACAATGATGGAGAGGTAATTTTAAAAAATTTCAATTTAGAGATAAAAGCCGGTGAGAAGGTAGCTTTAGTTGGTCCCAGCGGGGCCGGGAAATCTACAATCTGCAGTCTCCTCCCCAGGTTTTATGACGTAAGCAGAGGAAAGATCACCATAGATGGTGTGGATGTCAAAGGAATAACCCAGAATTCCCTCCGGAAAAATATAGGGATTGTTCAGCAGGATGTATATTTATTTCATGGAAGTATAGGAGATAATATCGGTTTAGGAAAAATTGATGCCACTGAAAATGAGATAGAGAGAGCGGCATCCATGGCTAATGCACTGGAATTTATAAATGAATTACCCGATGGAATGAATACCCTGGTAGGAGAAAGGGGAGTAAAATTATCCGGGGGACAAAAACAAAGGATATCCATCGCCAGGATATTTTTGAAAAATCCAAAGATTTTAATATTGGATGAAGCTACCAGTGCCCTTGATAATCAGACGGAAAAATATATCCAGGATTCCCTGGCTAAATTATCAGAGGGGAGAACTACCCTTACCATAGCTCACAGGCTGACCACCATAAAGAATTCAGATAATATAATCTATCTGGATAAAGACGGGATCCAGGAAGAGGGGACCCATGAAGAACTCATTGGGAAAAAGGGAAAATATGAAAAATTGTATAACTCTGAGTTTCATGGATTTGTATGA
- a CDS encoding S-4TM family putative pore-forming effector, which yields MIDIKVKQNEENILKLLFSARINYNKASKLNNYLWLLSIITGIFSVTNYFDISSENNSIILLVLVIIGVILHYFIKQNIERGAETKKLIDETLFEFPTKFSSSNILKIKEGALKLQEKYPEEYERQIKNRGDSDARGVKDWYDPKETTNFNKTIFQCQKENIFWDKNLLNIYKKLLMSIVFILFVFLLFDLYNNSLNIVLFHIFGFFNFLSILVRDLHSIKTYFTCSIIMDEKVDILGKNNVINEIVVLKELQDKINERRSLLLIVPDFFHKINSKKLHKKWKSLLSFLLSF from the coding sequence ATGATTGATATTAAAGTAAAACAAAATGAAGAAAATATATTAAAATTATTATTTTCAGCAAGAATTAATTACAATAAAGCTTCAAAATTGAATAATTATTTGTGGTTGCTTAGTATTATAACGGGTATATTTAGCGTTACTAATTATTTCGATATTAGTTCAGAAAATAATTCTATAATTCTTTTAGTATTAGTTATTATTGGAGTAATTTTACATTATTTTATAAAACAAAATATAGAAAGAGGGGCAGAAACCAAAAAATTAATAGATGAAACACTTTTTGAGTTCCCAACTAAATTTTCTTCATCTAATATTTTAAAGATAAAAGAAGGGGCTTTAAAACTTCAAGAAAAATATCCAGAAGAATATGAGAGGCAAATAAAAAATAGAGGCGATTCTGATGCTCGTGGAGTAAAGGATTGGTATGACCCTAAAGAAACCACTAATTTTAACAAGACAATTTTTCAGTGTCAAAAAGAGAATATTTTTTGGGATAAAAATTTATTAAATATATACAAGAAATTATTAATGAGTATTGTTTTTATTTTATTTGTTTTTTTACTGTTTGATTTATATAATAACTCACTTAATATTGTATTATTTCATATATTTGGCTTTTTTAATTTTTTATCTATATTAGTAAGAGATTTACACAGTATTAAAACATATTTTACTTGTTCTATTATTATGGATGAAAAGGTTGATATTCTTGGAAAAAATAATGTTATAAATGAAATTGTAGTTTTAAAAGAACTTCAAGATAAAATTAATGAGAGAAGGTCTTTGCTACTGATAGTTCCAGATTTTTTTCATAAAATCAATTCAAAAAAATTACATAAAAAATGGAAAAGTTTATTGAGTTTTTTATTATCGTTTTAA
- a CDS encoding SEC-C domain-containing protein, with translation MPIDMIQIQEVIDNFPGLSIKKSLKKEKIISGKFELNDSYNGIRMVDDFEIEITIHSNYPEILPKIKEIGNKIDPKYGHIYLDRSLCLATEGDMKINLFPNFKLIDWMNNYVIPYFYSYSYYKKYNGVYPFGDRSHGAKGILEYYVEFFKVNKLEEAREYLKIVSKKEYKGHYLCPCGSGKKIRNCHKEKIYKLMNPEYCTFYKDDLNMILEEEKNYD, from the coding sequence ATGCCCATAGATATGATTCAAATCCAGGAAGTTATTGATAACTTCCCTGGATTGTCAATAAAAAAATCATTAAAAAAAGAAAAAATAATTTCAGGGAAATTCGAATTGAATGACTCATATAATGGAATTAGAATGGTTGATGATTTTGAAATAGAAATAACTATCCATTCTAATTATCCTGAAATCCTTCCTAAAATAAAAGAAATTGGAAATAAGATAGATCCTAAATATGGTCATATTTATTTGGATAGAAGTCTATGTTTAGCTACGGAAGGAGATATGAAAATTAATTTGTTTCCAAACTTTAAATTAATTGATTGGATGAATAATTATGTTATTCCTTACTTTTATAGCTATAGTTATTATAAAAAATATAATGGTGTATATCCCTTTGGAGATAGGTCTCATGGGGCAAAAGGAATTTTAGAATATTATGTGGAATTTTTTAAAGTAAATAAGCTAGAAGAGGCTAGAGAATATTTAAAAATAGTTTCTAAAAAAGAGTATAAAGGTCACTATTTATGTCCTTGTGGAAGTGGTAAAAAAATAAGAAATTGTCATAAAGAAAAAATTTATAAATTGATGAATCCTGAGTATTGCACTTTTTATAAAGATGATTTAAATATGATACTTGAGGAGGAAAAAAATTATGATTGA